The following are from one region of the Anaeropeptidivorans aminofermentans genome:
- a CDS encoding transglutaminase-like domain-containing protein → MKKITVFIVIILLLAACRSKDAEFDVSKTMKGKWVSYISSINGDLILNIYNDGENKKMLMSSEKFELQGIVPFSCELEEDHLKFTMNSDESHRIAIDLKMTETGDLKGNFTQYGNTKDIFFKKISDIPDEYEAPDPFNNMTAEERIHLLKEYSEYEKGGERPLFIVKTGEKLKYEDIINEYGLDEKTKGLEDTALMIALLNWVCDNFNHDGFSGLPENSDISALIEFHQKNDGINCRGLSLILAEILRAYGIDARHVTCMPEEEPFIDCHVVVHAYSAELHQWVMLDPSNRLILMDEEENYIDLWSLRNSYIDGSKITALNLTGKDIQDSELKYYLEYMAKNTFRFEMDSVFDYASDGMQNKTIYNLIPKGYKTIRRGATAITDPEYFWALPE, encoded by the coding sequence ATGAAGAAAATTACGGTATTTATAGTAATAATTTTGTTATTGGCAGCCTGCAGAAGCAAAGACGCAGAGTTTGATGTTTCAAAAACCATGAAAGGAAAATGGGTGTCTTATATCAGCTCTATTAACGGAGATTTAATATTAAATATTTATAATGACGGTGAAAACAAAAAGATGCTTATGTCAAGTGAAAAGTTCGAGCTTCAAGGCATTGTTCCCTTTTCCTGTGAACTGGAGGAGGACCATTTAAAATTCACTATGAATTCCGATGAAAGCCATCGCATTGCCATAGATCTTAAGATGACCGAAACAGGGGATTTAAAAGGTAATTTTACTCAGTACGGAAATACCAAAGATATATTTTTTAAAAAGATTTCGGATATCCCTGATGAATATGAAGCGCCAGATCCATTTAACAATATGACAGCAGAAGAAAGAATTCATTTATTAAAGGAGTATAGCGAATATGAAAAAGGCGGTGAAAGGCCTCTATTTATAGTAAAAACCGGCGAAAAATTAAAATATGAAGATATTATCAATGAATATGGCCTTGATGAAAAAACCAAAGGTCTTGAGGATACAGCTCTTATGATAGCGCTTTTAAACTGGGTATGCGATAATTTTAATCATGACGGCTTTTCTGGCCTTCCGGAAAATTCGGATATCTCTGCCTTAATTGAATTCCATCAAAAAAACGACGGAATAAACTGCCGGGGGCTTTCATTAATTTTAGCTGAAATCCTCAGAGCCTACGGTATAGATGCAAGGCATGTTACCTGCATGCCTGAGGAAGAGCCTTTTATAGACTGTCATGTGGTAGTTCACGCTTATTCAGCCGAACTTCACCAATGGGTAATGCTTGACCCCAGCAACAGGCTTATCCTTATGGACGAAGAGGAAAATTATATTGATCTTTGGTCCCTACGGAACTCTTACATAGACGGAAGCAAAATTACGGCACTTAACTTAACAGGAAAAGATATTCAGGATTCAGAACTAAAATATTATTTGGAATATATGGCGAAAAATACATTTCGTTTTGAAATGGATTCTGTATTCGATTACGCTTCCGATGGGATGCAGAATAAAACAATATATAATCTCATACCAAAAGGATACAAAACTATAAGAAGGGGAGCAACTGCCATAACAGACCCTGAATATTTCTGGGCTCTTCCGGAGTAA